In a genomic window of Streptomyces pristinaespiralis:
- a CDS encoding VanZ family protein translates to MTTDDRPREWGRTLLRAGLIVCAFAALVVFSAVLARLTLTPSHASEGVATVNMRPGASLRQYAEEYTFLAAAKQAGGNVLLGVPFGVLLPVLVPRSMRLLRVMVLTVVVMALVELAQGAIVAGRAFDVDDVILNTTGALIGYVLLGRRLGRAWRRRRGEAEQPEEPAAGSSRWRLSRRRRPAPPRP, encoded by the coding sequence ATGACCACTGATGACCGGCCCCGCGAGTGGGGCAGAACCCTCCTCCGCGCAGGTCTGATCGTCTGCGCCTTCGCCGCCCTGGTCGTGTTCTCCGCGGTCCTGGCCCGGCTGACGCTCACGCCGTCCCACGCCTCGGAGGGCGTGGCGACGGTGAACATGCGCCCCGGAGCGTCCCTTCGGCAGTACGCCGAGGAGTACACGTTCCTGGCGGCCGCCAAGCAGGCCGGCGGCAATGTGCTGCTCGGCGTGCCCTTCGGCGTGCTGCTGCCGGTGCTGGTGCCCAGGTCGATGCGGCTGCTGCGGGTGATGGTGCTCACCGTCGTGGTGATGGCCCTGGTGGAGCTGGCGCAGGGCGCGATCGTCGCCGGCCGGGCCTTCGACGTGGACGACGTGATCCTGAACACCACCGGCGCGCTGATCGGCTACGTCCTGCTGGGGCGCAGGCTGGGCCGGGCCTGGCGCAGGCGGCGCGGCGAGGCGGAGCAACCGGAGGAGCCGGCCGCCGGCTCGTCCCGGTGGCGGCTCAGCCGGCGTCGTCGGCCAGCTCCGCCACGCCCGTGA
- a CDS encoding helicase C-terminal domain-containing protein, with protein sequence MPEERGGSPRTLAEALRARDDEELAALLRARPDLLSPVPNDVTQLATRAGTRASVVRALERLDRFTLQTAEALAVAPDPAPYGTLLALMAGDDGDADVAAALPGALGTLRRQALVWGDDDRLRLVRTARELLAPSPTRPSPTGLGPTVTEATAGMSPGRLQEIVAAAGLPTTHDPVSAVASLTALFTDRTRMADLLDTAPSDALAVLDRLVWGPPYGEVTADPTPPVRWLRDRGLLLPASARTVVLPREVALHLRAGRAHRVPEPVPPAVAPAAEYGPQAVDNAAAGQAYTALTTIEDLLKDWHEGGPAVLRAGGLAVRDLKRAAAALDTSEQLAAFWIELAFAAGLVASDGEADERYAPTPAYDEWIELPPAERWGELAVAWLTATRTPGLVGSQDAKGRTLSVLGPDLDRSAAVEVRRRVLELAAELPHGTAPAPESLLSRLRWERPLREAAGSTKDLRARVAAWTLSEAELLGVSGRGALSTHGRALLGAEGVDKTPGADGGTLADRRACAVKALAPLLPEPLDHVLLQADLTAVAPGPLDRPLAETLAVLAEIESKGGATVYRFTPGSVRRALDAGMAASDVHAFLATHSRTPVPQPLSYLVDDVARRHGHLRIGAASAYVRCDDDAVLGEILADKRSHGLGLRRLAPTVLAAQSDPGTLLEGLRAMGYAPAAESAEGDVLITRAHARRTPPRTPPAPVPEGPPVPDGTLLGAAVKAIRAGDMAATVVRKPAAEEGRPRAGELPRTSSAETLATVQAAALTGSAVWIGYVNAEGTASQRVIAPVRVEGGFVTAFDHTADEVRTYPLHRITGVAELADDAG encoded by the coding sequence ATGCCCGAAGAACGCGGCGGCAGCCCGCGCACGCTCGCGGAGGCGCTGCGCGCCCGCGACGACGAGGAGCTGGCCGCGCTGTTGCGCGCCCGCCCCGATCTGCTGAGCCCGGTGCCGAACGACGTCACCCAACTCGCCACCCGGGCCGGTACCCGCGCTTCGGTCGTGCGGGCCCTGGAGCGCCTGGACCGGTTCACCCTCCAGACCGCGGAGGCGCTGGCGGTGGCGCCGGACCCGGCACCGTACGGGACGCTGCTCGCGCTGATGGCCGGCGACGACGGTGACGCGGACGTCGCGGCCGCCCTCCCCGGCGCCCTCGGGACGCTGCGCCGGCAGGCCCTGGTGTGGGGCGACGACGACCGGCTGCGGCTGGTGCGTACGGCCCGTGAGCTGCTCGCGCCGTCCCCGACCCGCCCTTCGCCAACCGGACTCGGTCCCACGGTGACGGAGGCGACGGCCGGGATGTCGCCCGGCCGGCTCCAGGAGATCGTGGCGGCGGCGGGCCTGCCGACGACGCACGACCCGGTGTCCGCGGTGGCGTCGCTGACCGCGCTGTTCACCGACCGGACGCGGATGGCGGACCTGCTGGACACGGCCCCGTCCGACGCGCTCGCGGTGCTGGACCGGCTGGTGTGGGGCCCTCCGTACGGGGAGGTGACCGCCGATCCCACGCCGCCCGTGCGGTGGCTGCGGGACCGCGGCCTGCTGCTGCCGGCGTCGGCGCGCACAGTGGTGCTGCCGCGGGAGGTGGCACTGCATCTGCGGGCGGGCCGTGCGCACCGGGTGCCGGAGCCCGTTCCGCCGGCCGTCGCGCCCGCCGCGGAATACGGTCCACAGGCTGTGGACAACGCGGCGGCCGGACAGGCGTACACGGCACTGACCACGATCGAGGACCTGCTGAAGGACTGGCACGAGGGCGGTCCGGCGGTACTGCGCGCCGGAGGTCTGGCCGTGCGGGACCTCAAGCGGGCGGCCGCGGCGCTGGACACCAGCGAGCAGCTCGCCGCGTTCTGGATCGAACTCGCCTTCGCGGCCGGGCTGGTGGCCTCCGACGGCGAGGCGGACGAGCGGTACGCGCCGACGCCGGCGTACGACGAATGGATCGAGCTCCCGCCGGCGGAGCGGTGGGGTGAACTGGCCGTCGCCTGGTTGACGGCGACGCGTACGCCGGGCCTCGTCGGCAGCCAGGACGCCAAGGGCCGCACGCTCTCCGTCCTCGGCCCGGACCTGGACCGCTCGGCCGCCGTGGAGGTGCGCCGGCGCGTCCTCGAACTGGCGGCGGAGCTCCCGCACGGGACCGCCCCCGCCCCCGAGTCGCTGCTGTCCCGGCTGCGCTGGGAGCGGCCGCTGCGCGAGGCCGCGGGCTCCACGAAGGACCTGCGGGCACGGGTCGCGGCATGGACCCTGTCGGAGGCCGAACTGCTCGGCGTGAGCGGCCGGGGCGCACTGTCCACGCACGGCCGCGCCCTGCTCGGCGCGGAAGGCGTGGACAAAACGCCGGGCGCGGACGGCGGGACGCTCGCCGACCGGCGCGCCTGCGCCGTCAAGGCGCTCGCGCCGCTCCTGCCGGAGCCGCTCGACCACGTCCTGCTCCAGGCCGACCTCACCGCGGTGGCGCCGGGGCCCCTCGACCGCCCCCTCGCGGAGACGCTCGCCGTCCTCGCCGAGATCGAGTCCAAGGGCGGCGCCACCGTCTACCGCTTCACGCCGGGCTCCGTGCGGCGGGCACTCGACGCCGGCATGGCCGCCTCCGACGTGCACGCCTTCCTGGCCACGCACTCCCGGACGCCCGTACCGCAGCCGCTCAGCTACCTCGTCGACGACGTCGCCCGCCGCCACGGCCATCTGCGCATCGGCGCGGCCTCCGCCTACGTGCGCTGCGACGACGACGCCGTCCTCGGCGAGATCCTCGCCGACAAGCGGTCGCACGGCCTCGGGCTGCGCCGCCTCGCGCCGACCGTACTCGCCGCCCAGAGCGACCCGGGGACCCTGCTCGAGGGCCTGCGTGCGATGGGGTACGCCCCGGCCGCCGAGTCCGCGGAGGGCGATGTCCTGATCACCCGCGCCCACGCCCGCCGCACCCCGCCGCGCACCCCGCCCGCCCCCGTACCGGAAGGCCCGCCCGTGCCGGACGGCACGCTGCTCGGCGCCGCTGTGAAGGCGATCAGAGCGGGTGACATGGCGGCCACCGTCGTACGGAAACCGGCCGCGGAGGAGGGCCGGCCGCGGGCCGGTGAACTGCCCCGCACCTCGTCGGCGGAGACCCTGGCCACCGTTCAGGCCGCCGCGCTCACCGGCTCCGCGGTGTGGATCGGCTACGTCAACGCGGAGGGCACCGCCAGCCAGCGCGTCATCGCGCCGGTCCGCGTGGAGGGCGGCTTCGTGACGGCGTTCGACCACACCGCGGACGAGGTGCGGACGTATCCGCTGCACCGCATCACGGGCGTGGCGGAGCTGGCCGACGACGCCGGCTGA